Proteins from a single region of Limosilactobacillus fermentum:
- a CDS encoding type I phosphomannose isomerase catalytic subunit, which produces MAEPFFLTPVFHEKIWGGRRLATDFNYQLPDGKIGECWAISGHPHGPSQIANGRYQGQPLPDIYRDHPELFGNSHSPVFPLLTKILDAEASLSVQVHPDDEYAAEHEHELGKTECWYVISAEPGSYLTYGHSAKTRAQLKDLIDHQEWGQLFLKRPVKTGDFVYVPSGTIHALNKGIVVLETQQSSDTTYRLYDYDRVDATTGQKRALHLQQATDVTTVPFEEPHLTPVVEYRGSSTITTLVAPPLSPYFTVYKWEVSGELSLTAQRPYTLVSVIKGQGQLTVDGDAYPLQKGDHFLLPADVTAWTLTGELTMIASTSTV; this is translated from the coding sequence ATGGCAGAACCATTTTTCTTAACTCCCGTTTTCCACGAAAAGATCTGGGGCGGGCGCCGACTCGCAACCGACTTTAACTACCAGCTTCCGGACGGGAAGATCGGCGAGTGTTGGGCCATTTCTGGGCACCCCCACGGGCCAAGCCAGATCGCCAACGGCCGCTACCAAGGCCAACCTCTCCCCGATATTTACCGTGACCACCCGGAACTCTTCGGTAACAGCCACTCCCCCGTCTTTCCTTTATTAACGAAGATTTTAGACGCCGAAGCCAGCCTGTCGGTTCAAGTCCACCCTGATGACGAATACGCCGCCGAACACGAGCACGAGCTGGGAAAAACCGAGTGTTGGTACGTCATCAGTGCCGAACCCGGTTCCTACCTCACCTACGGCCACTCCGCCAAGACACGGGCACAGTTAAAGGACCTAATTGACCACCAAGAATGGGGACAACTCTTCTTAAAACGGCCCGTTAAAACCGGCGATTTTGTTTACGTTCCAAGTGGCACCATCCACGCTTTAAACAAGGGGATCGTGGTCCTAGAAACCCAACAGAGCTCCGACACCACTTACCGCCTCTACGACTACGATCGTGTTGACGCCACCACTGGTCAAAAACGGGCGCTCCATCTTCAACAAGCCACGGACGTGACCACGGTTCCCTTCGAAGAACCACACCTGACACCAGTCGTTGAGTACCGCGGCTCCTCAACGATCACCACCCTAGTGGCCCCGCCACTTTCGCCTTACTTCACCGTCTACAAGTGGGAAGTCAGCGGTGAGCTTTCGTTAACCGCCCAACGCCCCTACACCTTGGTTTCCGTCATCAAGGGGCAGGGACAGCTCACCGTCGACGGGGACGCTTACCCCCTCCAAAAGGGCGACCACTTCCTCTTGCCGGCCGACGTGACGGCGTGGACCCTGACCGGGGAATTAACTATGATCGCTTCCACCAGCACCGTTTAA
- a CDS encoding LysR family transcriptional regulator: MNPLYDHRLLTLATLVETGSFTATAERLFISQPAVSQQITALENELNLELVHRRGKRIQVTKAAEHLTNYLHRESLNVDQLLEQLRGAEPVPLRLGATLSLAEFMLPELLGELVDAGHQVKIHTANTDQLLQAIDDGTIDLALVEGNFHKEAYGVLPLGTAAFGPVMAQPHGPRDWEAAFNTPLYLREAGSGTRMILEGWLATHNYSVNDFSRVIEVDNPTTIIKLLLQGRGISFMYLPLVEGLLRDGKLHRLDLPDFVVNHPLTMVYRKNSVAESQYQQVAKFLTSHHEGSKKKHLGRES; the protein is encoded by the coding sequence ATGAATCCGCTTTACGATCACCGGCTTTTGACCCTAGCAACACTGGTTGAAACTGGTTCTTTCACGGCGACGGCCGAGCGGCTCTTCATTAGCCAACCGGCCGTTTCCCAGCAGATCACCGCCTTAGAAAACGAATTAAACCTGGAGTTGGTGCACCGGCGCGGCAAGCGAATCCAGGTCACCAAGGCGGCTGAGCACTTAACCAACTACCTGCACCGCGAAAGTCTAAACGTCGACCAGCTGTTGGAACAGTTGCGTGGTGCAGAACCGGTCCCGTTGAGGTTGGGGGCGACCCTTTCCCTAGCGGAGTTCATGCTTCCCGAGTTACTAGGCGAATTGGTCGATGCCGGCCACCAGGTTAAGATCCACACCGCCAACACCGATCAACTCCTCCAGGCAATTGACGATGGGACCATCGACCTGGCCTTGGTGGAGGGAAACTTCCATAAAGAGGCGTACGGGGTACTCCCCCTGGGGACGGCGGCGTTTGGCCCGGTCATGGCCCAACCGCATGGCCCGCGCGATTGGGAAGCGGCCTTTAACACCCCCCTTTACTTACGGGAAGCGGGATCCGGGACCCGGATGATTTTGGAAGGGTGGCTGGCGACCCACAATTATTCGGTTAATGATTTTTCCCGGGTCATCGAAGTCGATAACCCGACCACGATCATCAAGCTGCTCTTGCAGGGGCGGGGGATCTCGTTTATGTACCTCCCCCTAGTGGAAGGGCTGCTTCGGGATGGTAAGTTGCACCGGTTGGACCTACCCGACTTTGTGGTGAACCACCCGTTGACGATGGTGTACCGCAAGAACAGCGTTGCCGAGTCCCAATACCAGCAGGTGGCCAAATTCTTAACTAGCCACCACGAGGGGAGTAAGAAGAAACATTTGGGTAGGGAAAGCTGA